ATTTATACTAGTACTACCAACCCACCATTCAGTTCAAAAAGACCAAAAAGGTCTCTCCTCTTGCACACTATAGTAGTCAAGGGTTTGGACAGTTAATCTGCTCCCAATGTTAAAGTGAAGAGTAACCCCAGAACATGATCAAATGCATGCATACATATATCAACTGGTCCTTTGTCCTACTTCCATCACCATATGGTCGTCGGAACAGGCAAGTAAAAATAACTGTTCATATCATTTCATGCTTACCTACCAGATGTGAATGATACATGTCATGTAAATTGCTTTTAGGCTACAGCCATTGTGATTGTAGACAGTCTGAAAATAAATAATACCATGGGGAAAAAAGTTAATTGGGTGGATAGATTTCATAAAGAACATACATCTTGTTCCAGTGCCAGGCGCCTCTCATGTAAAGCCTGTTTCCTTCTCTCCAAGCTAGCTTGTAAAATTGCATTTCCTCTAGCCTACAATTGTAGGTGGTTGATTCTGTTAGTATTTAGTAACAGAGCCACTTCTTATAATTTGAGATCTAAATAAAACTTAAGTACAAACTTCACTACCTCTTTCGCAATTCTGTGCTGCAAGTCATTTTTAGCAATCTCAAGCCTCTGAATAGACAGCCTAAAAAACACAGAATATTTTTCAGTGAAAAATACTAGAAAAGAAGATCATAACATAGTTCAGATTTTTCTTAGCACCCACATAGCATATTGACCCAAAAGAATGAATTGATTAGCAGATGCTTGAGAATTCTCGCTGCAACAAATTAGGGGACGAAAACTTAAGTTCCACCTTTGACCTCTTATTTGAAGGCAATTAGTTGCAAAATTATTATTGAAATAAAATAATAAGGAATGTGCACATGGAGTAATGGAACCGCTTTTAAATAATTAGCAAATGGACTCTTCAAAACAGTATTAAAATAATACACACACACACACACACATATATATCTTTATACTGGCACTACAAATGGAGCATTAAATGAAATGATAAGTGAGATAAGCATGGCACAAAATATGTATATACTGAGTTTCTTACTCTTCCTCTCCAGAAGAATCAACTGATTCCATGGATAGTGTCTTTCTTGCCTGTGCACAAAATAATATATGATATCAGATGCCATTGCATTACAAGATACAAACCGCACATGTCAGCTAGATAGTGTTATCAGACAAACAGACGACTAGATACGGATTATGTCTGGTTCTTCAAAATGAATATCACACTAATGCTCATAGAATCACAATCATTAATACCTGAGATGATTTTATATTTTCTCTATTTACAACTTGATATAATGTTTAAAATGAATAAACTCTTTTTTATGGATATAAATGTGGCTAAAAAAAGGCACCCAAAGACTAGGACTCTGCTTTGGGTTGGTATTTTGAAGATTTGAATGATTGAGATGGAATATCTCCAATACTAAACCAACTATTTGGCTATTAAAAAAAATAAAATAAAATAAAAAAATAAAAAGTGTTGGCAACCTTATTTGGTAGACCAATATATGAACAAAAGGCAACTTACATTGCTTCTTCCCCAAAACGCTGATCGTTTTGCACTGTGATTGGACCCTGTTACTTTAGCCACTGCCTTGACTGCTCCTGATTCAGTCAAAACTGGTAAAGGATGCCCTTGATCCATTGCTGATAGAATCTCTCCCATTGATCTGTACGATTCTCCTGCAGGTGATGCGCTTGGTATGCTTGTTTCACAAGTCTCACTAACTGAATATTCATTTTCTTTCATGTGGCTGCCTCCTCTATCCAGCGCTTCAACATTTGGATTCTGCTGAGGAACACCTGATTTTGAAATCTCAACTGAAGCCTGATTTCCCTTAGGCGATCCAACATCATAATCATCAGCCCCAAATGCCTATATAAGCAAATCAGCATACATGTCAACCAAAATGAACGACGTGTACAATTGAATGGACAGAAAAAATTAATAACAAAAAAGGTTCAAACAAATAAGAAACTTCCACTGAAGTTTAAGATTTAGAATGCCTTCAGAATCTTCAACACCCTGGAGTTAATGGTTATAAACCACAAGCTAATATAAAAATGCAATATCTGGTGACAAAAAAGGGTCTTTACTTATCTTTAATAAGAAAATCAACATAATGTGACTAAACAAGTTGTACAACCATCAAGTTTCCAAGTGTGTATTAAAGCATTGCGTCACAAATAAAAGATTCAAAAGGCCACAGAAAGCTATTTGTTTGACTTCAGCATAAGTAGTTTTAGAACCCCAAACTGTTGCCGAAATTAAGGTTCATGAAGGCAATGCCATCAACAGCATTGGAAGGCTTCTTACATTGTAATGTAAGAGTTACAGTGGGCAATACAAACAATCTCTAAGAAATACTATGCAGGAGAAGAACTTAAGAGTTACGATAAATAATATCCAAACCCCACATTAACCTACGGTGATAAGAGGGACATACAGAGAGAGAGAGAGAGAGAGAAGGAGAGGGAGGGAGACCTTGTAATCATAGAGGTCACTGCCAGCATAACCACTGCTTTCACTCAATTTCCCACTATGTACACGATCTGGGTCCTCATCTGTTTCCACATCAACTTCATTTTCGGCATCATGGTAACCATTATCTTTTATATCTAGATTGTCGTCATCGGATGAATCATCACTGCCGCTATTTTCAATTCGAGAATCAGCTGAGATCGAACACCGCAGTAGATTCTCATCCTGAAACAAGAGTTCAATAAGTAAAGACGACCTAGAATTATTGAAAAGTTTATCTCCTTGAGACAAAACTATATTAAAAACATGTAAACGACAAACTATATAGAAATCAATGTCACCATCCCAAATAAAGTTTACTAGTTAAGTTCATGTTTAACTATAAAGTTTATTTGAAATTTACTTAACTAGAGATGACATGTTATTTATTCGGCTAGGTTTTCCACTCTTCAGATCCTAGTTGTCCTATCAACGACTTTGAATAAATTTTCCAATTCTTTTTTCACTCCACAAGGCTCTTGCCTTTCTACCCAAAAAATCACATCTACAAAATAACTGTTAAGTTGACAGCTCTCTCTCTCTCTCTCTCTCGTAAGATCAATACTCCTAGTCTCAAACTTACCCCTAAATTGTCAAATTGCTTTGGTAAAGCATGCTACCACTATTCAGTTTCCTCAAAATCACCAGAAACGTGTTAGTCCACATTTTGAATAACAGTTTCAACCTTCTATTTGTTTAGAAATAAAAAATAATACATATATCCTTCCCACTGATGCACAATACTCCTCCCTCTAAAATCTATATGGTGTGTACCGCCTGCACAACTTCAATGGAGAGTAAGTTCATAGTTAATTCCCCTCAGTAAGAATCCCTAGTAATGCTGACAAGCTTTCATGCCCCCACCCCACTTCATTCTCCATAGACATTGAAATCCACAACTCTTGAGTTTCTTGCCTATCTATGATACAGAAACAAACTCGAAAAACAACTGCCGAGTCTTTTTCCGCCAAGCCACCCAACACCCAGCTCCCCATTGGATTATCAAACGACAAATCTAATCACATAAGAACTTAAAATGAGCCCCACAAGTCTTGGACTACTGAGTTCATACTACTATACAATTTCCTCCCGTAACCCTGCCACTCCCTGCTGAATCTGACAAGGCTAGTATTTACCTCTGGAAACCACGACTCAGGAGCTTCCCTATCTATTATGCTCACACATACAACACACTGAGATACAAACAGATCTAACATCTCATGGTTAAATATCCACAAAATTAGATAAAAAGGCAACCCAACCCAACTTTTTATCCAAATATCGCAAAAACTTACTCACCAACCTTTATTAAATACTCTCGAGATTTATTACCTGAGGAACACCTAAATCTGGGTTATCCGTCCATAAAGCAAAACATTTCCTCTGGAAGTTCCTCATTCCCAGAACTTAGACCTCTATCTCAATTTTAGTTATGACTGTACCCATTTGGCAAATGGCCATGACCAAACTCATCTTCTTCAGTAGTTCAACAACTCAATCCCACTGATCTTCACTAAACCAATGATGCCTCCCTTAATCAACAAAAGGAAACAGCCATGGTAGGAGCACTGAAGAGGAGAGCCTGACATGGTTTTAACGTATGATGGGACAGTAAACTTCAAAGTCTATGAAGAATTTGAGACACTGCAAATTATTAAGCTAGGTTTCATGGTAGAAAATTAGCCAGAACAGTGAAAGCAATAAACCCACTATTTCTCAAGTAAAAGATTGAGACCTTACATCAAAAATGTTCTCAAACTCCTCCAGAAGTGTAGTAATGATTGCTTGAGCATTATTGGCAGCATTTGCAGCAGCAAGAAGCTGGGCAGAATTATCACCATTAATATCAAAGTCATCATCCAACTCACATTCACCAGCTAATAGAGGGCGTAAGAGCAAAGGTGCCATGCAAGCAGCAACTGCAGATGGATTCATTCGATTCTCATGAGAGTGAGAAGAGATGGTATGCATCATCTTTAATATTCTGCAAAGAAAGGAAAACAATTAGTAAAACTAACAGTATTAGTGAACTCTTGTCTGAGATGATCGAAAAATAGTAGCACCACACAATGAAAAGTAGTCATATATCATACATCTGCTATAATGCAATTGGTTAATAGAAGAATTATCAAATAGCTTAACAATTCCTAACACATAGTGCTATTTATTTGTTAGCAAAAGCTTATTTCTCATTAGAATTTAAAAAGAACTAAAATTCTTTTAGAAAGAACTAAATTAAAAAGAATTTTCCAGTTCCTTTCAAAAATTTCAAGTTTTAGAACATGTGTTATCTTTGTAGTTTTATCACTTTATGAAAAATCCTTCATTTCAATAAATGACAAACAATATCAAAATATTATCTGTGGTTATATAGTTATATAGCGTTCGCACTCATCATCTTTCAATTAACATGCATCTACATGCATACAGGATTAATCAACTTCCTCCCTTAAAAACTCGCACATCATTGGAGAGTGTATTACAGAAAACTAGATATATTAAGCATAATGATTTGGAATTAAAAGGCCACACACACACCTTCGCTCCAAGAAGCAAAAAGATCAGAGAAGGCATCTCATATCAAGTAAGAGATTAACGTACAGAATACCTTTGTAATAAACGGCGATTTGGTTCAGGAAATGTCTCTAATATTGAAGACCGCATTGCATTGATCCGAGCTTCCTTTCGATCAATTTCTTATCAAACAGAACAACATGAACAGTATATATTATTTTTTCCATTCAGAGTAAATACAAAAAATCAGAAACTCCAGGAAACTATAAGTGCAAAGAAAATCAGATCATGTATACAGAGAGATAATTTTATCTATAGGTAGCTAAAATGAAACTGACGGCAATAATTTATTAGAAAGGAGCAACCATATACCTTATAAATGTTTTCTACATACTCACAAGATAATTCCTATCACTTACTTCCACATTAGTTACAACCAATCAAATAAATAAATATGCAAATTTTTGAGCCAAACTTACTATAAGCCTCCAGCAAGGCAGTGCAGCAAGAAGCTGGTACTGGAGATGAGGGCAGCTCCCTCAGAACGTGCTGCAGGTCAAAAAGCTTGAGTTAATATTGGAAGTAAATACATCACTCATATTAGTTAACAAGATCAAGTCGTTCTAAGGAGTACCTTGACACAATCACCAACTACATGAGCATCCTCATCAGGATCAAATTCAGTCTTGCCTAAATATGTAAAATTGGTTAGGGCAACCTCACAATTCAGCAACCACATCCATACAATTTACCATCATTATAAATATTGTGACATCATGAATACAGTAGATACCTTGTTCATACTCTTGTACCCGGCGTTCTACCTCCTCCACATCAGCAGACTGTCGCAAAATTCCTTCAACTTTAGTACCTATTGAAAGAATATATCAAAGATTGTATAAATGTATACCGTGCTGATTAAATCTTCTGTGTGCACCCTATTCTGTATCGCTCCTAGTAAACTGAGATGAATTAGTGTTTTCAATTAGCTTAAAGGCAACTGAAAATAACAGTTAATACTGATGTTGTCTCCTTATTGTAGTAAACAAAGATATCTTGAGGTAATATTCAATGTTTGGAATAGGAGCTCAACAATGATATGCTTTTCAGATACAGAAATATGAGTACTACACTGACAGAGAGTATCCAACACATGAATGAAAATACATGAACATATGAGTGAAACTTACCTATTATAGATTTATAGTCCTCTATCTTTACATAAAGAAATGATGCTCCGAAAAATTCAGGCATGGAGTTCCCAATACAAATGAGCTACTAAGAAACCAAAACATATAACAGATACTCCAAAGTTACTTTGTAATCATATCATTTTGAATGCAGAAATGAGTGTGATGCTTTTACAAGTCTGACACATTAGTTCCAAAATTCTAGACATGAAAATACAAGAAAAATGTGCAACGTATATATTGCAGTCTATATCTATACATGAGAAATGAGATAAAGCAGAATTAGTCCAAGTAATTTGTATGGAGTATCCAGAATCAAAGAGCCTCAACATGGAAAATATGCTTCAAACTGTATTATGACCTCTTGATAAATTTTGACTTTTGGATGGGCCCAAGACAGGCAAGGACATGACACAATGAAAATCTTATTCATTTTTTATCCGAGTAATATTTGTCAAGAAAGAGCAGGTGTAGGGGTCACGTAAAAAAGTCCTGAGGTATGGGATTATTAATATAATATAAAATGAATACCTATCAGAAATTATCTAATACTAATAACAACTTCAGTAAATTTTGTTCGTATCATAGAGATCACAACATACCAAACTTTTCAAGGAACCGAAGAGCTTTCTCGAGGAAAGAAGGACCTCCATCAATATCTTCTAGGGCAAGCAGGATTGGTCTTCCAACAACCAAAGATTTAACAGGACGCTTATCCCTCCCTGAAAGAGGAAAAAAAAAAAAAAATAATAATATATATATATATATAANNNNNNNNNNNNNNNNNNNNTATATATATATAAACTAGCTCAATATAGAGAAATCATGAAACATTGAACTTTTAATATAGGGAAAGTATGTACATTGATGGAAAGACCCTTCTATTGTATCATTCGTGTCATTTCGGAATATCCCATTGTGCCCCATGACAAGGGCAGCACTTGGAGCTTGTGCAAGGGCATTTTCAAGGGCTGTCTTCCACTCATATAGGTCTTCTGATGTCTCCGCCTGTGATATGAACCTCAGTAAATTGTGTACATAAATGTAAGGAAATTCGCCATTATAGTCTATATTCACATATGCGTAACAAGAATAATATAAGGCAATCACCTTAAGAGTGAAAGCCCGCCCATCACGTCCATCCGGAAATAAAACAGTCAGCAGCTTTTTATCTTCTCTGACAACAACACTGCAAGAAACAGAGCATTCATTAGGCAGATTGCAGAGAGTTCATCAAACACTCTGCACAGTCATTCACCAATTAGGTATAGTGGCCATGCCTACCTCCCAGAATTGTTCAGGTCAATGCCTCCCAAAGTCAAATATACTTCACCACCTTTTGGTGGAAGTGTGCTCTGAAAAAGAAAAGAAAAGAATCAAGACTGATTTAACTAAGTCGTAATTAACAAATTACACTTCAAAAACAACATCATGTCACTTAGCAGTTACTTAGTAATTGCAATGTATATAAGTAGTTGTGAACATGTGACAACAGGCAACGACCTACAACCATGATGGTCAACAAAAACACAAGCATTCAAACTATTAATGAATTGTCATTTTCAAGGTTCTTGCCATTCTCTTCCCCACTGTTGTGTAGATCTAGGGGTGTGTGGGTGTGTTTGAGAGAGAGAGAGTATTCCTCCATGATATCATTTGCACTTTTGCAGTAATGTTTGATGCAACAAATGCACATGAACATTGTATTAAATTTTCAAGACCATGAAATTTTATCAGCACTGAGTTCCTCCACTGTGGTGCATGTCTTGGTGTCAGTTGTATCAATGGTGCTGCGTGAGTGAGAGAGAGAGAGAGAGATAGAGAGAGAGTTCTCCTTCTTACAAGATTCTTTCTCATCAACTTTATTGACCTGGAAAGACTTATCAATTCACAAACTCTTTAAGCAAAATATCTATAACATTTGACCAAGATGTAAACTCAAAACCCAATGTCCCAAATATTTAACAGTTAGTACAGCTAACACATATATAAAAAATGATTTTAATGACCAACAATTGTTTCCTATAAATACAATGAAAACTGCTATTAACTCCTTTTGCACTAGTTCTAAAAGGAAGAAATGGAGGAAAAGAAACATAAGAATACTACTATATCCAAAAACATGGTGAAGAGATTACTGATTGATACTAACAGGATCGTTTTTAAAGAAAACCAAAGAAGTCCGTGTGAGAATAAACCACCGCTTCTTCCAAGACTTCCACCCAATTCCTGCAATGTCAATAAACAAGATTCTCAAATATTTGATAAGAAAATACTACAGAAAAGATAAAAACTACAGTTGATAAAATTCTACACTTAAATTAATATACTCTTAACTTAGAGAGATTCAACATCAATAAATACTGGGAAAAAAATGAGAAGAATGTAATCTAAGTAACGATGAAATTCTGAAAGCAAATACTTTCCACACTAATGCCATCAAATAAAAGCCACATAAGCTGGCAGTGCCTAATGCCTGTGCCTGAGAGAGACATAAGTTCTTTGGGCGAAAATACAAGAGCATGGTGTTAGGAGTATGCTATGAGGAACTTCTATGGGTGGTGTGGATGAAGAAGAATAGAAGGAAACTTTAGAGAGAACAAAGGAGAGGATCGGCTGCGGGATAGAGTTGGCCATTGGTATCTTCTGCATTGGGGTGTTGTTCTATCCATGCAACCCCTTATGACTAGAGTGGTGTTAAGATTTAGTTCTCCTTTTCTAGTGTCTTTTAAAGCGTTCCTTGTGAGCCAGGATCAAACTCATTTTTTAACCTTTTGCATATCTTGCTCATCCGACATGGCATGAATAACCGATTCGGGTGGAGAAATAGCCCGATTCGTAGAATATGGCTAGTCCCCTTTGACTCACGTTTATTTTTATATTTTTAGATTCTACTTGCTTCCTGTAACATTGTTTCTTGACGTTCCTATAAATGAAATAGAACAAACAAAAAAATGTCTAAACATGGAAAATGTCTACCAACCTTTTGAAGATATGAATAACGGGCCACTCTTGAAGACCTGCAAGATAATGTCATGTGTTAGAATTGTAGCATGAATAATGAGCACCCAACAAAGCAACATGAGAAATTAAGATCGAAAGGGTATGCAAATTAAGAAAATCCCTAAAATCTAGGGGAAAAAGAAGAGCATTTCCCGGCAGGCCCAATTAGTTGCCCTGAATCATCTCAACAAACTACATTGCTACTACCAAATGGATCTCTCAGTTTGACTATGAATCACAACAGAAAAGGAAGGAGAATCAATTCTGTTCCGTAACAAAATAAAATAAAATGAATTCATTATATTATGGTGTTGGAATCGAAACATACCGAGTTGGAAGCACCGGGGCGGGGGCGGTCAAAAGGGGCTAAAGAAGCGGACGACATGGCCGACGACTAACATGGCCGGGAGAGCAGCATTTGGGGAGATCGATCGGCGAGGATCTGAGTGTTTTGCTTTTAGGGTTTTAGGAGATGAGGAGGAGGATGGGATGGAGTTAAAAAGAAGCAACAACCCCCGCGCTGGCTCTCTCTATTATTATTATCTTTTTATTCGGTTCATTGGTTGGGTTTAATAAATTGGATTAGGTAGAGGGGGAGCTTTGCTTTTCACCTACATGGAGGAGGAGCAACTTGGACAATGAACAAGAGTGTGGTCGTGTGCAGTCAAGCTCTGGTCTTCCACCAATAGCAACATACCAAACCAGCAGAGATCTAGAGACGTCACCACCTCACGCGCCTCGTCACAGAAAGATCCTCTTCCACTTCTTTCTCTCTTTTTTTTCTTTTCTATAAACATACATATTTAACACAATCAAAGTCACATTCGAGAAATGTTTATTAAAAAAACCGTATGATAAGTTTCTTTTTGCAAAGGTTCTTATCATATATCGACAGATATAGAGAAATGACAGTATGACACCATATTCAGAGATGTGATTATCACCGTTATTAACGTTGTAGCAATTTATGTCTGTTATTGGGGGAGGTATTTCTCAAACCACTCCCTCCACCATAAAATGGCTACCTCCTCACAACAACTTCATCAAGATTAACTTTGATGGTTCTGTTCAAAAAAGATCAGTTGCAGGAGGTTTCGTTGATGGGAACGTGATTCTCGCTGCTGCAAAAGGTTTAGGAAGTACTACTATTCCAACAACTAAAGCCACGGCTCTGAGAGATAGTTTTGTCAAAGCTAGAGACTAAGGCTATATGAATGTCCAAGTGGAAGGCGACTCGAAACTCGTGATTGATGCCATCAATGGGAAATTATTCCCTCCATAGAGATTGCAGAAGATTGTCCAAGATATTCAGACTATTGCTACCTCTTTCTCCTCAGCTTGATTTAACCATGTATATAGAGAGAGGCAAACTTTGTGAAAGATGTTTGCTTTTGCAAATGAAGGCCACCAACTCCCTAATGGTCGTGAGTGGCAAGATGGCTACCCAACAGCTGCTGCTAGAGCGCTACTATTTGATACTGTTAGCTCAGGTTGTCCGTGAGACTTTTCTTTGTAATGTTTTTAGTTTTGCATCAAAATAAAAAAAGGTCACCTTTTAGTTTCACAGAATGTTTGGAATAAACTTAACATTTGTATTGCGACTTATTATGAATTTTGATATTTTATATCTTAAACTTATCACATTTGAAATTTGACATCAATAATTAACACTGTTACTACCTACATAACCTTGCCTATTTTGATGGTAATTTGGTCTTTTCCGATTATTTGTGTTTAGTTGATTTTTGGTAACCTAGTTAATTCATTTAAGGTCATTTCCGTTAGTTTGCTTGAAAAATAGATCATATAGTATAAGTTTTTAGACCTTTTAAAAGTACTATTCATCCAAATAGTTAGATCTATAACTTTTTCAACTATAATCATTTGAGGTCTAAATGCTACATATAGGAAAATTCTATACCCAAAAAACCTTTCCAAATGGCAAAGCCATGACCACATCAACCCTAACAATTCAAGCAGTAATTTATTTTTGTTTTTATTCTCTTAAATCAGTTTATTCATCTGTAGAAAATTCAAAAACATAAGAATAAAAAATATTGTTAAGTTAATCAAGGGATCCCATAATCAATCAGTCAATCCAACAAGCGGGCAAAAACTCATGTCTTGATAAACCCTAATAAATCTAAAACTCATCCTCCATATATCGCAGCCACCTATGACCTATCGACCACTTGGTAAAAAAAAAACTTAGATAGTGGGAATAGGACTAAATTTGCGTCCTACCTCGAAATTTTATTGATGAGAAAAAGGTAGTACACAAGTCGGTTGAAACACAAGTAAGAAAAGAACCATAGTTTGCCAAAACATTAGCGTCTTTGTAAACATGTGTCACCTTAACCTACAAATTTCTAATTGCAGCCAACCCATTAAGCCATTTGACTCTCCACCTCCAATGAATAAGTTTCGGATAAGAAAATAACGCACAACAAGCATAGAGTCTAATCTAATCCATAGAAGATGTCAATTTATCAATAAAATAAGTCTTATTGCTTCCAAAAAAGCAAGGATTTCAACATTAATGGCACAAGTCACCCTCACTCTTGAAAAAGAAGCACATATAAAGCTTCCGTCATGATGTCGGGCTATACCTCTAAAACCCGCATTATCAAGATCCCTTAAACACCCATCAATATTGATTTTAATACAAGAAATAGGGGGAGGAGACCATTACACAAAATTGTTGTGGGCATTCATCCTCGGCTGAGATAATTGTAAATAATGGAACATATGCACAGAA
The window above is part of the Fragaria vesca subsp. vesca linkage group LG2, FraVesHawaii_1.0, whole genome shotgun sequence genome. Proteins encoded here:
- the LOC101304161 gene encoding uncharacterized protein LOC101304161, which produces MSSASLAPFDRPRPGASNSVFKSGPLFISSKGIGWKSWKKRWFILTRTSLVFFKNDPSTLPPKGGEVYLTLGGIDLNNSGSVVVREDKKLLTVLFPDGRDGRAFTLKAETSEDLYEWKTALENALAQAPSAALVMGHNGIFRNDTNDTIEGSFHQWRDKRPVKSLVVGRPILLALEDIDGGPSFLEKALRFLEKFGTKVEGILRQSADVEEVERRVQEYEQGKTEFDPDEDAHVVGDCVKHVLRELPSSPVPASCCTALLEAYKIDRKEARINAMRSSILETFPEPNRRLLQRILKMMHTISSHSHENRMNPSAVAACMAPLLLRPLLAGECELDDDFDINGDNSAQLLAAANAANNAQAIITTLLEEFENIFDDENLLRCSISADSRIENSGSDDSSDDDNLDIKDNGYHDAENEVDVETDEDPDRVHSGKLSESSGYAGSDLYDYKAFGADDYDVGSPKGNQASVEISKSGVPQQNPNVEALDRGGSHMKENEYSVSETCETSIPSASPAGESYRSMGEILSAMDQGHPLPVLTESGAVKAVAKVTGSNHSAKRSAFWGRSNARKTLSMESVDSSGEEDENSQASANQFILLGQYAMLSIQRLEIAKNDLQHRIAKEARGNAILQASLERRKQALHERRLALEQDVSRLQEQLQAERDLRAALEVGLSMSSGQIASSRGMDSKTRAELEEIALAEADVARLKQKVAELHQQLNQQQQHHYGSLSDACDRYQNVQNHNSQQRFLQQDFDATLAFCNHERKQRNEENLLGDDWRTIKGQILATGSGTRQPSRKQFTDPGSLSESKSTDVSTSLSADELSAVDSASIPSTSRAAEVVDYPRQPSTASSALVELTTRLDFFKERRSQLMEQLHNLDLNYGTTSLQDSVYRPSSPPWN